The following proteins are encoded in a genomic region of Corylus avellana chromosome ca4, CavTom2PMs-1.0:
- the LOC132177314 gene encoding uncharacterized protein LOC132177314, with protein sequence MDPMAEEQIDYDDEEYGGAQKTQYQGSGAIPALADDELMGEDDDYDDLYNDVNVGEGFLQLHRSEATLPPAGVGNGGLQTQKTDVPGQRVEAGGSQALNIPGVSVEGKYSNAGAHYPEQKEGPSAVKGAEVGPVSYPDGPVSHRGRVVDMPHDAQFKSMGFQGSTPVPPNSGADPSDMPGKISSEPMPVLNSGTGGPRTVPPANQISVNVNVNHPIVNENQIRPPVENGQTMLFVGELHWWTTDSELESVLSQYGRVKEIKFFDERASGKSKGYCQVEFYEAAAATACKEGMNGHAFNGRACVVAFASPQTLKQMGASYANKNPPQTQAQPQGRRPMNDGAGRGGNMNYQSGDGGRNYGRGGWGRGGQGVLNRGPGRGRGGAMGARNMVGNNGGVGGATGGGYGQGLAGPAFGGPAGGMMNPQGMMGSGFDPTYMGRGGGYGGFPGPAFPGMLPSFPAVNTMGLAGVAPHVNPAFFGRGMAANGMGMMGSAGMDGHHPGMWNDTNMGGWGGEEHGRRTRESSYGGDDGASEYGYGEANNEKGVRSSAASREKERGSERDWSGNSERRPREEREQDWDRSEREPREHRYREEKDSYRDHRPRERDVGYEDEWDRGQSSSRPRSRSRAVPEEDRRSRSRDVDYGKRRRLPSE encoded by the coding sequence ATGGATCCAATGGCCGAAGAGCAAATAGATTATGATGATGAAGAGTATGGAGGGGCTCAGAAGACACAATATCAAGGAAGTGGAGCCATACCTGCCCTTGCAGATGACGAACTGATGGGAGAAGATGACGACTATGATGATCTCTACAATgatgttaatgttggagagggTTTCCTGCAGCTGCACCGGTCTGAGGCGACACTGCCACCTGCTGGTGTTGGCAATGGAGGACTTCAAACTCAGAAAACTGATGTTCCTGGGCAAAGAGTGGAGGCTGGGGGCTCACAAGCACTCAACATTCCTGGTGTTTCAGTTGAAGGCAAGTATTCTAATGCTGGTGCTCATTATCCTGAGCAGAAGGAGGGGCCATCTGCTGTTAAGGGCGCAGAAGTTGGACCTGTTAGTTATCCAGATGGGCCAGTCTCACACAGAGGTAGGGTTGTGGACATGCCTCATGATGCCCAATTTAAAAGTATGGGGTTTCAAGGATCCACACCTGTGCCCCCCAATTCTGGGGCTGACCCTTCTGATATGCCTGGAAAAATTAGCAGTGAGCCCATGCCTGTGCTGAATTCTGGAACTGGTGGTCCTCGAACTGTTCCGCCTGCTAATCAAATCAGTGTGAATGTAAATGTCAATCATCCGATAGTTAATGAAAATCAGATCCGGCCCCCTGTAGAGAATGGTCAAACCATGCTGTTTGTGGGAGAACTACATTGGTGGACTACTGATTCAGAGCTTGAAAGTGTTTTATCTCAATATGGGAGGGTCAAGGAAATTAAGTTTTTTGATGAAAGAGCTAGTGGTAAATCCAAAGGCTATTGTCAGGTTGAATTCTATGAGGCAGCTGCAGCCACTGCATGCAAAGAGGGAATGAATGGTCATGCTTTCAATGGCCGAGCTTGTGTTGTGGCCTTTGCTTCTCCGCAAACATTAAAACAGATGGGAGCTTCATATGCGAACAAAAACCCACCTCAGACTCAGGCTCAACCTCAGGGAAGGAGGCCAATGAATGATGGTGCAGGGAGAGGGGGCAATATGAATTATCAAAGTGGAGATGGAGGAAGAAATTATGGACGGGGTGGATGGGGACGGGGTGGACAGGGTGTACTCAACCGAGGCCCTGGGAGGGGAAGAGGAGGGGCCATGGGTGCAAGGAACATGGTTGGGAACAATGGTGGAGTTGGAGGTGCCACTGGAGGAGGTTACGGTCAAGGCCTTGCAGGTCCTGCATTTGGGGGTCCTGCTGGTGGTATGATGAACCCACAGGGTATGATGGGATCTGGATTTGATCCAACATATATGGGTCGTGGAGGCGGGTATGGAGGGTTTCCAGGTCCTGCTTTTCCTGGAATGCTTCCATCTTTTCCAGCTGTTAATACAATGGGACTTGCTGGTGTGGCACCTCATGTCAACCCAGCCTTCTTTGGTCGGGGAATGGCAGCTAATGGAATGGGAATGATGGGTTCTGCTGGAATGGATGGTCATCATCCTGGGATGTGGAATGACACGAACATGGGTGGATGGGGAGGAGAAGAACATGGTAGAAGGACGAGGGAGTCAAGCTATGGTGGTGATGATGGTGCTTCTGAATATGGGTATGGTGAGGCAAATAATGAAAAAGGAGTGAGGTCAAGTGCTGCCTCTAGGGAAAAAGAACGGGGATCTGAGCGTGACTGGTCAGGAAACTCTGAGAGGAGGCCTCGTGAAGAGAGGGAACAGGACTGGGACAGGTCTGAAAGGGAGCCCAGGGAACACCGGTATAGGGAAGAGAAAGATAGTTATCGAGACCATCGGCCAAGAGAACGTGACGTGGGTTATGAGGATGAATGGGACAGAGGGCAGTCTTCTTCAAGACCTCGGAGCAGGTCCCGAGCGGTGCCGGAGGAAGATCGCAGGTCTCGATCTAGGGATGTTGATTATGGAAAAAGGAGACGCTTGCCATCAGAGTGA